Genomic window (Mya arenaria isolate MELC-2E11 chromosome 16, ASM2691426v1):
CAATTcagataatataaataattatctaATACATCAAGCACGAGATAAATTCAAACGCATTTACAATACATctccaataaaacaaagtacTGTAAAGCAAAAACTTACCGGGCAGTGGAATAAAAATATGGAAAAGTTATGTTTGAGATGTTGACACCTCAAAACCTGACTCGAAAGTGATTTGTGAAAATAAGAGCGggaaatatgcaaaaatgttagtgtgttttaataaaaataaataagttgaaaaacCAGTTCTTGTAAACACATACCCATGAAGACAGTGGACAGCACAATACATATACAACACAACTGACCACGTAGTCACACTTGAGTTCACATTTTAAGTAAACATGCTCTTTTCCTTAAGGgattaacttaataaaatatgaatatgaaaccTAGGTAACACTCACATCATTTTGATCAAAAGGCTAACATGCTACTGATCGTAACATATAATTCTATAAAAGCAATCTTTTAAATCAATGCAAAACTAACCAAGGAAACAGTCCgtatcaacttttatttttgaaaggtAAAAGCGTTTATAACGGGTTAAGGAAAATGTGCTTTTCAGAGTTTATTCCTGTCATTTGGAATTCGCAAATTTGGTGAGGTACTTTATATCACTGGCATAAAGACAAGTTTGCAAAAATGTGCacaatttaagataaaaaatatttttttgtcaacttgccgatctgtgagagtgcagctttaagtttaatCATGCTAGTACATTTTACATATCAGCTTCCATGTTATGTTTTGGCCCTTTTGTTATCTATAACATCTTGTGAACTCAAAACTAAAAcgttttagaaaatgatatatatttttctaatcAGAGTTGAAACacttaacatttttataaatatagaatCTATTACAATACAAAGCCAAATTCATGAGCGAACACACTCACAGATGAAAGATTTGTCAGAATTTTTCTTTTGTCAAATATTCTAAACAATTTGGTATCTACTCACTTTTGGCATAAAAACTTGCCTACAAATAccttatattaatattttcaatctaCTTATAACTGCAGATCATTATGGGAAGGTGTTGGGCATTAAATGCGTTCTTCATCTTAAAGATCAAGGTTACACTAAGCGATGAATATGACTTCAGGGACATATGAAATGTCAGTTAATAGACTGGCctgattaaaatttaaaattttattaccaTTCTCACCTTTCCTACTTTCAAAAATTATATCAGCGATAAGTTGATATTGAGTGGGGGAGGGGGTGGACGTATGGTTATGTTGGGGAAAAACATCCAGTGTTGGAtgcaatgtattttatatgaatatttttattactgtCAGACATGAGTCAACAGAGAGCACTTGAACTCCTACGACAGGCAGCTGCTGCCTTGGAGAGGGGGAAttctactacttcttctacttcTAATACTGATACTGCCACAACTGCTAACACTAGCCAGTCAGCCACCTCCACTTCAAGGACTATGGCAGCAGTAAGGAACATATTTGCTCCCTACCAGCCTTACAGCGCCAACAGAACAGGGGCTCGTGCCAGACGTTTTAATCCTACTCAAGCACGTAGTTTCTGGACACACAGATTTTGTGTTCTTGGGAAGACTTCAGATGTAAGTTTATTATCCAGTTGAtctgttttcttaaaatttctTACTTTGTACACTGAATTTGGAGcatcaaaattgatttattgattcCATGAACATTGCAGTATGGCCATTGGTTGGTCTGTCGGCTGCGGCGTTGTCATCCATAGTTGGTATCACGCATTTCGTTTCCGACTAATTACTTAAGAACCCTTTGGTTCTCAGACCTTATTGTTCATGgtcagtaaatgacccctattgattttgggatcactAGGCACCTTGATTTGTAGTTGAAAATGGTTTCAGCTCAATAACTTGGGCCTAGGATCCTTAAACTCAGTAGGCATATTGGTCATGGTTTGTAAATGATCCATAGAACCCTTTGGCCTAGATCCCTCGAACTCGGCAGGCTTATTGGTTATTGACAAATCAATAGATGTTCCACACAGATTTTGGGtcacaaggtcaaggtcacagtgactttgtaGTAAAAAACAATTGTGGTTTGATCCTCAAACTTCATTTTTGACCCCTATTGTTTCTGGGGTTTGTTAGTAAAGGTTTCAGtgattttttgttggaaaatgcAGGTGATAGAAGTGTTCATCTAGTTAAACCAACATATTCAGAATGATAGCTTTAATGGTGGACATATATGTATCACTACAGTTTACCTTTTCCTATTGTTTCATTTAGAATGTTGCACCTACCCGAGAAGAAAAAGACAAGCTGTATAAAGCCAACTTgggtgaaaaaaaaatatcatttgaaaaaaatgatgatgcCACGTATCTGAAGAGTCAGTTGGAGGAGCAATACCCCAAGTTGAGTGGAATTGGAGGATTTGAGTTATTGAGGACCCAGGCACGGAGCCGATGCGACTTGGAAGTGATAAGTGTGCCTCCTGGTGGCTATACTGTAAACTTCCTGTCGAATCAAAGTAACCTTGGTCAGGCAGTCTGCTATATACGACCTATACAAAATAATCTGTCTCTGGAAGGACAAGAATTCACTGtaagtaaacataattataagggATTTGTCTCCAAACAATCCTTAGTAATAGATATTGTTATACAGACTTCTTACTTAATTTCTGCATTGATCCAATCCATTATGATATACAGTTAATATGTGTATGATTTTGATCTTGGATAACCTTGATTATTTGCCAGATTTAACCAGAAGGCGAGACAAAATGTTATGAGACTTGGTctatgaaaaatgcagttttttcTGTGTTTGCACACTAAATTGTACTTTTAATTTAAGTGAATTATGGCTAAAGACATTGTGTTATTTTAGGATGATGATGGTATTCAGGAAGAGTGCATTCGATGTCACATGATGATTCCTCTGAGACTACTTAGGGAGCATGCTGTGACTTGTGGAGTTACAGAGGAGGTGAATTATGTTTACTTAAAATCCTCACAATAATCCCAGGGCATTTGAACCacttaaacattacattttcgCATGTATAACATTCATTCTTGCTTAAAACATTCATTCTTGCTTAAAATTTTACTAGTGattaattaatattcatatGATCAGCCAAAGGTTCTCCTACTAGAGCTTTGAAGACCATATTTCAGTGTCTGCAGAAGTTGAGCACACATTATAAAAGAACCAATTAACTATGATTACTAAATGTGGGACTTGCCAAACTTTATGGAACTCCCAAAATAGCTCATAAAGACGATGTGCAGAAACAATGAACCAACGCACCAGTTCAGGGTCAGGAATACAGCTGAGGATCAAAGGCCTGAGCCTTGGATTTCTTGTCTACTCAATTTTTCCTAAACCCCTTgaaggattttcatgaaacttgtcAAATATTTACCTCATCAAGACGATGTACAGAACCCATTAACCATCCAAGCAGATCCCATAAACCATCCGCATGAtcttaaggtcaaggttataGCTGAGGGGGgtgcaatatgtttttgtgtataaACAACTTAGTTTTGTATTAACTTCAGGATGAAGTTCTACCACCATTTCCCAAGAAGAGAAATGTTATACAGACACCAGTGTGCCAATTTGCTTGTGTaagtatttaatacatatatatgaagGGTGATCAAAAAGTTTGTGGActacaaaatgtaatgttacTTGGTAGAGTTTTAGAAGATGCATGTAATAGACATGAAACTAGGATCATGGGTAGAGTATTGCAAACTACTAATTAATGTAGCTTCACTCTTGAATTTTTTTCCTAACATCTTTAGTGATGTCCTAAAAATTGACCTGTTTTGCCTTCCtttcttatacattttgatCTTATATCTAGGAAATCAATGAAACTAATGGGGGGAATTAGATGTTGCAGACGTAGAGCCAAAAcactttttatagaaatatatgaaatgtttgcCTGAGGCTTTGgaatttttaatgcaaaatcgtGTTATGCCAGTAAATGTTGTGTCTGGTAATATTTTGGAAACCTGAAGAGGTAATCATGTATCTTTACATTGATATTGTGTAGCATTATGCACAATTTTTCCAGAGTGCCAGCAGCTGCCCTGGAAGTCCATTTTCACAGTAACTATATTGTTATAGTTTATGTTGAAGTTTATGTTCTGTTGACTGTTACAGTTCATGCTCCAGGATGgtgatattataaaacaattgtcattCTGTTCTCTGTTATTGTACCCCTGCTTTACAAAGTATACATGTAAGAATCACCCATGTTGACATGTCACGTCCGTCACATCCCGCGCCGTTCCGTCCTGTCACtcattaaacaaagttaaatatttcGAGTATGACAAGTGATATTGCAATGAAATTTGGCACACAGGTTAAGAGGCATAAAAACAATGAGGAAGACAGGTATATGGAGGACAATTCCTGCCCAAAATCCAACATTCTTCATTGCATTTGAAGTTGtcgttttgaaaatttattatttaaagtgtGTTGGCGTTCACTCATTTGCCCTCTTGTcttatttgttcatgttttgtgtgAATTCATCTAAAATTGTTATGTACATGCAGATGTTTTATTTCACCATTTTGTTAGCTTTCAAACAGAGTGAATAtcatgtttcataaatatttcaggAAAGAGACTGAGTCTGGTGTATGTCCAGTTTGTGATAAAATCTTCCCGATAGAATTGTTACCAGAGCACGCTGATGTTTGTTGCCAGTCTGATGAAGTTTGCCAGTCAGGGGAAGCTGAAGCTAAACATGTGTTCAAGTAAGCCTTAAAATAATACACTGAATTTATTTCTGGTGCTAAAGATCAAACCACATGATGATAGTTTTACAGTCGGCCAAATCTAATAATTCATGTCCTGTAGTAATTagattgtaaaatgaaaatcagtatTTACTGACAGTattctatatatttaataacatttggATAAAGTTACGACCCTTtaagtttcaaattaaaaccTCTGGTTAAGATTCTTTGTGAAACTACACTCAAATCTATATCTTTTTAAAAGCCTTCCCAATCTGCACAagctttaatattttaagttagataactctattttgcatttatttcaagtatcgttttgtttactttttaactCATAAGTTCTGGTTCAAGTTTTGCTTGAAACTACATGCTAGTTAGGGCCCGCAAAGAAATGCAAGTGCCCTATAGTAATCACCCTGTCTGTCCATTCGTCTATCAGTTCATCAACATTTTCCTCTTTTTTTGTCGAGCCCTCTTGCGGtgagcgagacatagttgtcacaatgccGGTtccgtgtatgtgtgtgcgtgcgtccGTCCATCCGGACTGAaccttgtccgggctgtatcttgaccacgcattttaggattttcaaaaaactttcCATGAAGGTTCCCCATGATGAGGCGGCTTGTCGCtcacaagacccaggtctgtacctcaaaggtcaaggtcacacttaggtcaaatgttgaaatgagTACTGAACCTTGTACGGGCTGtttcttgaccatgcattaaaGGATTTTGAAAGAAACTTTCCATGAAGGTTCCCCATCATGAGGCGGCTTGTCGCGCACAAGACCCAAgcctgtacctcaaaggtcaaggtcacaattaggttaaatgttgaaatgagTACTGAACCTTGTCCAGGCTGTATCTTGACTATGCAttaaaggattttgaaataaactttcCATGAAGGTTCTCGATGATGAGGCGGCTTTTCACGCACAAGACCAAGTTCTGtaactcaaaggtcaaggtcatgcttAGGTCAAAAGTTTGAATGAGTACTGAACCTTGTCCAGGCTGTGTCGTGATTATGCATTATAGGATATTCAAAAAACTTTCTCTGAAGGTTCCCCATCATGAGGCAGCGTGTCGCGCAtaagacccaggtctgtacctcaaaggtcacgCTTGGGTCAAAATTTATGAGACAGAGGTGCAGGTCTAAATTTTGAAGTGCACCTCTACTTAATTGGTTGATAATAGAGATTCTTCTCTATATTTAGACCTTTGCGTCTAAATAAAGAAATGCACTTTCTAAATTACATAAAAGTGCACCTCATAatacttattatatatatatatattatgtatataactGCTTATTGTTCAACTGGTGCAATTGCATGGAAGAGCattatgtctgtgtcaaaggctcTTTCAACGGGCTCGACATTTCGCCTGTTGGCATCTAGTCTTAATAATTTTACTACAACCATAGAAAATATCATCTGCAAACTTAATACACTTACTCATAGGAACAATGTGCTCCTTCATGGcaagtaatatacttccaactttaatattttaagatttatgGCCCTTTGCAACTTTTGTTAAATTACACATTTCAAGTTTTTTCCTAATAACTTAAACCACTGAAGCGATCGTCTTCAAAATTCATACACTTAGTTACAGTGACAATGTGCTTTTTctttacatgttataaaataagaaCTGAAATATTGTAAGATTTATGGCTCTTGGTATTCaacttaaaatatcttttttcttAGAACCAGGACGCAGGACGCAGaggtaaaaaaatcactgatgtCACACTTCTTCATTTGTATCATTGCAGCTCATTTGATGATTATTTGTCATCAAAGACTCTGAATGGGGAGAAGCTCTGGGACATATCAGTAATCCGAAGAATGCTTGTCCAGCAGGCCATGGAAGAAATTGAGCAAGCGCCAGAAGAAGAATGGAACAGGAAGTTTTGTATAACATTCATAGGGATAGAAGGTTTGGACTCCGGCGGATTGACGAGAGAGTTCTTAACATTGCTTTATGACCATTCCCCTGTTTTTGAGAACAGTGTTCTCAGCTTTGATGCACAATTACTTGAAAAAAAGCATTACTTCTTAATGGGACAAATGGTTACAATGGGCATTTTAAGTGGCCATCCAGGACCAAGGAATCTCATGAAACATGTTGTGGACTACATTGTCAGTGGAAGAACCACAGGTAAAACAGATATACCTGTAGATCAACTTGGCCGATTGGATGCTGTCTCAGCTATACAAgaggtaaaatatatttttaaatggtatttttaggCTTAAATAAAAAGCTTTCAGGGTAGTTGTTGTGCTCTGTTACCAGACGGAATAGGCTAGTGCTCTGAAAAAAACTGTAagttatttattaagttatttccATGCACACTCATCAACTACATAAGTTATAATTGCCCTTGCTTCTTTGGCAATATTCAGAAGTTGGGGTGTCTATGTACTATTGACACATTTCTGGCATAGGGCAAACAACACCAATAAGGAAGTGACtatacaattttatttggtTGTCTATAACCTAAAGGAATGTCACGGTACACTTCATGTTATtctgtttttgtaataattactgtttaaacatacatgccatatttctgagaggcttcccaggggattttggtctgaattccaggggattttgatattataccaggggatttttacacgacgaaaatttgcgcaatatctgcatttataatataataataaatacagatatacattcaaattacaataatttttggactaaGTCATCATGGTcattcatggaatttcacactcataatattattgatgctttccactgtcaacctgaagcaagtttttaaacatttttttttttaaattccaggggatatggatcccccgacgggggaccaggggatgggtagaaattccgggggatttttccccctgccgggggatatggcatgtatggtttaaatgaaattaatctcttatatataaatacatgcaaataCTTTGCTATTCACAGATTTCGGATTCAGTTGATTGCAACCAGATAATAGAGAAATATGGGGATCTGCTGGAAGCCTGTGGTTTTAGAAAAGTCTTGTCAGTAGAAAGCAGACAAAATGCTGTGTCTGCGATGAAGAGCTATTACTTGTTCAACCGATTTATTCCAAGTCTACTGCAGTTTGTGGAAGGTatgtgtatttgtgttttccCCTAAATATTTGTGGATAATGTGTTCAGTGTAGattaattattgtatattatagTTGCAATATTGCATTATCTTGGCCAGCTTCTTTGCACTGCTACTCATATACAGGTGTAAGGAATACCAAGCTCTGGCACTGTGTGTCTGCCTTAAGACTGAGCATCTGTGTATTGAGCTATTTGACCCCACTAAAATTGTTCCACTGTTTTAAGTAAAGATTGTTAAAATCTATAGGACTGGTGCGTTAACAGATACACTTAATAAACTTGTGGACTCCTTAGGGACATTTGACTACCATAGCAGTCCACTGTCTGCCATCACAGAAATCTTCGGCAGCTCCTTACATCCCTAGAATAACCAGCTGACATCGTCTCGATGTCCCTAGCAATATTATTGATTTCCCTTAACAAAcgaccattaaaatcaattatcaaCCACTAACTTCCTTAGCAAGCAGCAACTTCCTTAAGTAACCACTCACGATTTGGTTATTTTAAGCAGGTTAGCGATTTAGGGCAATATTGGCCCTCCTGGTGGTTTATTTGAATTCTTCTTTAGAAGTTAAAATATGAAGCTTTACAATAATTCAGTAATGTCAGTTTTGCTAATAACAATAttctaataataattatttaaaattaaagcataTGACTCATGGTTTGGAGCACAGAGATACCCATAGGAAAATTTAAGTTTTACAAATCTTCTTACCCTAATTGTTTCAGGTCTCAAACTTCATGGCATGCTAGACATGTTGCGGAAATGTCCGGAGAAGGCATACAGTTACCTTATGCAGACAGAGCATGTGGACAGCTTGACCATCAAAGGTTTTTTTAAGCCTGTATTTTCTTCCGATAAAGCAGAAAAAGAAGATGAAGAAGTAATTCTATGCAACTTTCACCAGTTCCTGAAGAAACTTGAACGTATGTATCACTTGTAGCCGTTACTATACACCAAAGGTGATTTTGTAGTTTACTAGGCATAAAGTCACTATGACTTGTTGGTTTGGTATTTGACAAGATTTAGTTGCTGCTTTGTCTGTCGGAGCTGAAAAATGGGTACTTGGGTGGCTaggaaaacaatatatacagtTCATTAGGAACTCTTAGGAGGCTAAATTGCTCTTACGAGGCTAAACATATATTTGAGATAGTCACGTATGTATCCATTTGTGGCGTcctgcagtgcacaagaaccataatcctatcATGCATGTTTATTGAGTA
Coding sequences:
- the LOC128222262 gene encoding uncharacterized protein LOC128222262, producing the protein MKFYHHFPRREMLYRHQCANLLVKETESGVCPVCDKIFPIELLPEHADVCCQSDEVCQSGEAEAKHVFNSFDDYLSSKTLNGEKLWDISVIRRMLVQQAMEEIEQAPEEEWNRKFCITFIGIEGLDSGGLTREFLTLLYDHSPVFENSVLSFDAQLLEKKHYFLMGQMVTMGILSGHPGPRNLMKHVVDYIVSGRTTGKTDIPVDQLGRLDAVSAIQEISDSVDCNQIIEKYGDLLEACGFRKVLSVESRQNAVSAMKSYYLFNRFIPSLLQFVEGLKLHGMLDMLRKCPEKAYSYLMQTEHVDSLTIKGFFKPVFSSDKAEKEDEEVILCNFHQFLKKLERGKISCISIDAETGSSSEVNLNTGHLLQALIGCPALPSCITEGIITFDHKSDYLTTVNTCAPSINFSKLSVIKNYSSFEELMKNVIVGSYGFGRE